In Achromobacter xylosoxidans A8, a single window of DNA contains:
- a CDS encoding Bug family tripartite tricarboxylate transporter substrate binding protein yields the protein MLRRMAACVAAFAALAASPWASAENWPARPVTILVNGGPGSLPDLFARPLAERLHHALGQPVVVENKPGAGGMLAMQQLKSAPADGHTLALVTNAHLVWNPYIFPALTYDPARDLQPVSPLAVIPMALTVNDKLQAKSLDQLLALARQKPGRLNYASSGNGSPPHVLFEMLREQAGVDIMHVPFKTGTGALNSVLAGDTEIYFAGTALVEPMVKEGRLRVLAMSETVPDAAFGKAPTLAASHFTGFEGAVWLGVAARAGTPDAIVQRLNEEIGRAQQDGALKQMYASHGSLPYHLAAAAFAQRVAAERDTSGPVLRKLGIKPD from the coding sequence ATGTTGCGCCGCATGGCGGCCTGCGTGGCCGCGTTCGCGGCGCTTGCCGCAAGCCCCTGGGCCAGCGCCGAGAACTGGCCCGCCCGGCCCGTGACGATCCTGGTCAACGGCGGTCCCGGCAGCTTGCCGGACCTGTTCGCCCGGCCCCTGGCCGAGCGCCTGCACCACGCCCTGGGCCAGCCTGTGGTGGTTGAAAACAAGCCCGGCGCAGGCGGCATGCTGGCGATGCAGCAGCTGAAATCCGCGCCGGCCGACGGCCACACGCTGGCCCTGGTCACCAACGCCCACCTGGTGTGGAACCCCTACATTTTTCCGGCCCTGACCTACGATCCGGCGCGCGACCTGCAGCCGGTCAGCCCGCTGGCGGTCATCCCCATGGCGCTCACGGTCAATGACAAGCTGCAGGCCAAGTCCCTGGACCAGTTGCTGGCGCTGGCGCGCCAGAAGCCTGGCCGGCTGAATTACGCGTCCTCGGGTAACGGCAGCCCGCCCCATGTGCTGTTCGAGATGCTGCGTGAACAGGCCGGCGTCGACATCATGCACGTGCCGTTCAAGACCGGCACCGGCGCGCTGAACTCCGTGCTGGCGGGCGACACGGAAATCTATTTCGCCGGCACCGCCCTGGTGGAGCCCATGGTCAAGGAAGGACGCTTGCGCGTGCTGGCCATGAGCGAAACCGTGCCCGATGCGGCTTTCGGCAAGGCGCCGACGCTGGCCGCCAGCCATTTCACGGGCTTCGAGGGCGCGGTGTGGCTGGGCGTGGCCGCGCGCGCCGGCACGCCGGACGCCATCGTGCAGCGGCTCAACGAAGAAATCGGCCGCGCGCAGCAGGACGGCGCGCTCAAGCAGATGTACGCCAGCCACGGCTCGCTGCCGTACCATCTGGCGGCGGCGGCCTTTGCCCAGCGGGTTGCTGCAGAGCGGGATACTTCCGGTCCCGTGCTGCGCAAGCTGGGCATCAAGCCCGATTGA
- a CDS encoding GntR family transcriptional regulator — translation MSEGATLPPLAHSASANTLVGAAYVNLRRDIIQGVHPPGSRLRVEHLKDDYGVGAGTLREALALLVSDALVIAQGQRGFHVTPISLEDFRDITENRVLLETQALRQSIALGDDDWESAVLAAFHRLSKAEQRLAADPDTRFEEWEQRNREFHRELIRACPSRWLHHFLGILYQQAERYRRLTVTRKPIARNLDDEHKGILDATLARDADRACDLLAAHIRLTYDAVARLPPDLFNPQA, via the coding sequence ATGTCAGAAGGCGCCACCCTCCCTCCGCTTGCCCATTCCGCCTCGGCCAACACCCTGGTCGGCGCGGCCTATGTCAACCTGCGCCGCGACATCATCCAGGGCGTGCACCCGCCAGGATCGCGCTTGCGGGTCGAACACCTGAAGGACGATTACGGCGTGGGCGCGGGCACGCTGCGCGAAGCGCTGGCGCTGCTGGTGTCGGATGCACTGGTCATCGCGCAAGGCCAGCGCGGCTTTCACGTCACGCCGATTTCGCTGGAAGACTTCCGCGACATCACCGAGAACCGGGTGCTGCTGGAAACCCAGGCCTTGCGGCAGTCCATCGCCCTGGGCGACGACGACTGGGAAAGCGCCGTGCTCGCCGCCTTCCACCGCCTGAGCAAGGCCGAACAGCGCCTGGCCGCTGACCCCGACACCCGATTCGAGGAATGGGAACAGCGCAATCGCGAATTCCACCGCGAACTGATCCGCGCCTGTCCCTCGCGCTGGCTGCATCATTTCCTGGGCATCCTGTACCAGCAGGCCGAGCGCTACCGCCGCCTGACCGTCACGCGCAAGCCCATCGCCCGTAACCTGGACGACGAACACAAGGGCATTCTGGACGCCACGCTGGCCCGCGATGCCGACCGCGCCTGTGACCTGCTGGCTGCTCATATCCGGCTTACCTACGACGCGGTGGCGCGCTTGCCGCCGGACCTGTTCAATCCTCAAGCCTGA
- a CDS encoding IclR family transcriptional regulator, giving the protein MEQNMQIQFQNRGAASAQQADDAATQQEAARSLRALVVLDHLARAQHPPTLAQLAQRLDMPKTTLMRLLAAMQRAGYVAATPTENGFVPGPQAATLALATLRASAFSRACRAVLAQLVGTLGETCNLTAPDGDRVIYMERVETEEPLRLFFAVGSHVPMHCTASGKLFLASMNRLERGRVLARLPLTRNTPRTLTDPARLEEELERLAARGIGIDNEEFVRGMSAVAVPVRDADDRVVAAVACHAPTARVMLDDLLRAVPVLERAARSMHEVLAQHRAGAA; this is encoded by the coding sequence GTGGAACAGAATATGCAGATTCAGTTTCAAAATCGCGGTGCAGCATCGGCGCAGCAGGCCGACGACGCCGCGACCCAACAGGAAGCCGCGCGTTCGCTGCGCGCGCTGGTGGTGCTGGACCACCTGGCGCGAGCCCAGCATCCGCCCACCCTGGCGCAACTGGCGCAGCGGCTGGATATGCCCAAGACCACCTTGATGCGCCTGCTGGCGGCCATGCAGCGCGCCGGCTATGTCGCCGCCACGCCCACCGAGAACGGCTTCGTGCCCGGGCCGCAGGCCGCCACGCTGGCGCTCGCCACCTTGCGCGCATCTGCCTTCTCGCGCGCCTGCCGCGCCGTGTTGGCACAGCTTGTCGGCACCTTGGGCGAAACCTGCAACTTGACGGCGCCTGACGGCGATCGCGTGATCTACATGGAGCGGGTGGAAACGGAGGAGCCGCTACGTCTGTTCTTCGCGGTGGGCAGCCATGTGCCCATGCATTGCACCGCCAGCGGCAAGCTGTTCCTGGCGTCCATGAATCGGTTGGAGCGCGGGCGGGTGCTGGCGCGCCTGCCGCTCACGCGCAACACGCCGCGCACGCTGACGGACCCGGCCCGATTGGAAGAAGAGCTTGAGCGGCTGGCCGCGCGCGGCATAGGCATCGACAACGAGGAGTTCGTGCGCGGCATGAGCGCCGTGGCCGTGCCGGTGCGCGATGCGGACGACCGGGTGGTGGCGGCGGTGGCCTGCCATGCACCGACCGCCCGGGTCATGCTCGATGATCTGCTGCGCGCGGTGCCCGTACTGGAACGCGCGGCAAGATCCATGCACGAGGTGCTGGCGCAGCATCGCGCCGGCGCGGCTTGA
- a CDS encoding GMC family oxidoreductase: protein MSDTVDYIVVGAGSAGCVMANRLSASGTHSVCLLEAGPKDSNPWIHIPIGYGKTMFHKVLNWGYYTDPDPGMLDRRIYWPRGRTLGGSSSINGLIYIRGQRRDYDAWAAAGNPGWSWDECLPYFRKLENNDLGPGPTRGTEGMLNATSIKTAHPLVEALIGAAQKLGLPHVQDFNTGDQEGVGYYQLTTRNGRRCSTAVAYLRPAQGRSNLRVETDAHAMAVLFEGKRACGVRYRRNGQVHTVRARREVVLCAGALQSPQLLQLSGVGPAALLRQFGIGVVRDLPGVGENLQDHLQIRLIYETTRPITTNDQLRSLTGRARMGLEWLLFRGGPLAVGINQGGVFCRVDPASRTPDTQFHFATLSADMAGGKVHPFSGCTYSVCQLRPTSRGRVQLRSADPFEAPSMQPNYLSTELDRHMAVAAVKYARRLAATEPLAGLMKREFRPGPEVRTDDEILHFCREYGATIFHPSGTAKMGPSSDPMAVVDERLRVHGVAGLRVVDCSIMPTLVSGNTNVPVVMLAERAADFMLQDLRQAQPQALRVAA from the coding sequence ATGTCCGATACCGTGGATTACATCGTGGTTGGCGCCGGCTCGGCCGGATGCGTGATGGCCAACCGGCTGAGCGCCAGCGGCACGCATAGCGTCTGCCTGCTGGAAGCCGGCCCCAAGGACAGCAACCCGTGGATACACATCCCCATCGGCTACGGCAAGACCATGTTCCACAAGGTCCTGAACTGGGGCTACTACACCGACCCCGACCCCGGCATGCTGGACCGGCGCATCTATTGGCCGCGCGGCCGCACGCTGGGCGGCTCCAGCTCCATCAACGGTTTGATCTACATCCGCGGCCAGCGGCGCGACTACGACGCCTGGGCCGCCGCCGGCAATCCCGGCTGGAGCTGGGACGAATGCCTGCCCTACTTCCGCAAGCTGGAAAACAATGACCTGGGTCCTGGCCCCACGCGCGGCACCGAAGGCATGCTCAACGCCACCTCGATCAAAACGGCGCATCCGCTGGTGGAAGCGCTGATCGGCGCCGCGCAAAAGCTGGGCCTGCCGCATGTGCAGGACTTCAATACCGGCGACCAGGAAGGCGTGGGCTACTACCAGCTCACCACGCGCAACGGCCGCCGCTGCTCCACCGCCGTCGCCTACCTGCGCCCAGCGCAGGGCCGCAGCAATCTGCGCGTGGAGACCGACGCCCACGCCATGGCCGTGCTGTTCGAAGGCAAGCGAGCCTGCGGCGTGCGCTACCGGCGCAACGGCCAGGTGCACACCGTGCGCGCCCGCCGCGAAGTCGTGCTGTGCGCGGGCGCCCTGCAGTCGCCGCAGCTGTTGCAGTTGTCCGGCGTCGGCCCCGCAGCCCTGCTGCGCCAGTTCGGCATCGGCGTGGTGCGCGACCTGCCAGGCGTGGGCGAGAACCTGCAGGACCACTTGCAGATCCGTCTGATCTACGAAACCACCCGCCCCATCACCACCAACGACCAGTTGCGCAGCCTGACTGGCCGCGCCCGCATGGGGCTGGAATGGCTGCTGTTCCGCGGCGGCCCGCTGGCCGTGGGCATCAATCAGGGCGGCGTGTTCTGCCGGGTCGATCCGGCCAGCCGCACGCCCGACACGCAGTTCCATTTCGCCACGCTGTCCGCCGACATGGCGGGCGGCAAGGTGCATCCGTTCTCAGGCTGCACCTATTCGGTGTGCCAGCTGCGGCCCACGTCGCGCGGCCGGGTCCAGCTGCGCAGCGCGGACCCCTTCGAGGCGCCGTCCATGCAGCCGAACTACCTGTCCACCGAACTGGACCGCCACATGGCCGTGGCCGCGGTGAAGTATGCGCGCAGACTCGCCGCCACCGAGCCGCTGGCCGGCCTGATGAAGCGCGAGTTCCGCCCCGGGCCGGAGGTGCGCACGGACGACGAGATCCTGCACTTCTGCCGCGAATACGGCGCCACGATCTTCCATCCGTCCGGCACCGCCAAGATGGGACCGTCCAGCGACCCCATGGCCGTGGTGGACGAGCGCCTGCGCGTGCATGGCGTGGCGGGACTGCGCGTGGTGGACTGCTCGATCATGCCCACGCTGGTGTCAGGTAACACCAACGTGCCCGTGGTGATGCTGGCCGAACGCGCGGCCGATTTCATGTTGCAGGACCTCAGGCAAGCACAGCCGCAGGCGCTGCGCGTCGCCGCCTGA
- a CDS encoding MFS transporter, with amino-acid sequence MAKQNEAAVRKVVAASLIGATIEWYDFFLYGVVAGIVFNKLYFPTGDPTISTMLAYTTFAVGFITRPLGGLIFGHFGDRIGRKSMLVMTLMIMGIATFLIGLVPTYDSIGIWAPILLLLLRVFQGIGLGGEWGGAVLMAYEYAPPGKKGFYASLPQIGLAIGLCLASGTVALLSTLLTDEQFMAWGWRIAFLASAAMVLVGMYIRLNIKETPEFAAVKANNAESRIPFFDMLKRYPGNVFKGMGARYIDGVFFNVFGVFSISYLTQTVQITRTEALIGVMAAALVMCFFIPFFGRLSDRIGRTRVYFWGSLITAAASFPGFWLMLNSQGSVMLIWLAIIIPFGILYAAVYGPEAALFCELFDAKVRYTGISFVYQFSGIFASGITPIIATALLKTGGGQPWLICLYVLFAGVVSAVCAMLIGRGAQPAELEAAANAMPRGGLGKA; translated from the coding sequence ATGGCCAAGCAAAACGAAGCCGCGGTGCGCAAAGTCGTCGCCGCGTCGCTGATCGGCGCCACCATCGAGTGGTACGACTTTTTCCTGTACGGCGTCGTCGCGGGCATCGTGTTCAACAAGCTGTACTTCCCCACCGGCGACCCGACGATCTCGACCATGCTGGCCTATACCACCTTCGCCGTGGGCTTTATCACCCGGCCGCTGGGCGGGCTGATCTTCGGCCACTTCGGCGACCGCATCGGCAGGAAGAGCATGCTGGTGATGACGCTGATGATCATGGGCATCGCCACCTTTCTGATCGGCCTGGTGCCGACCTACGACAGCATCGGCATCTGGGCGCCCATCCTGCTGCTTCTGCTGCGCGTGTTCCAGGGCATCGGGCTGGGCGGCGAATGGGGCGGCGCGGTGCTGATGGCCTATGAATACGCCCCGCCCGGCAAGAAAGGCTTCTACGCCTCGCTGCCGCAGATCGGACTGGCGATCGGACTGTGCCTGGCCTCTGGCACGGTGGCGCTGCTATCCACCCTGCTGACCGACGAGCAGTTCATGGCCTGGGGCTGGCGCATCGCCTTCCTGGCCTCGGCCGCGATGGTGCTGGTGGGCATGTACATCCGCCTGAACATCAAAGAGACGCCGGAATTCGCGGCGGTCAAGGCCAACAACGCCGAAAGCCGCATTCCCTTCTTCGACATGCTCAAGCGCTATCCGGGCAATGTCTTCAAGGGCATGGGCGCGCGCTACATCGACGGCGTGTTCTTCAACGTGTTCGGCGTGTTCTCGATCTCGTACCTGACGCAGACCGTACAGATCACGCGCACCGAAGCGCTGATCGGCGTGATGGCCGCGGCCCTGGTGATGTGCTTCTTCATCCCCTTCTTCGGCCGCCTGTCCGACCGCATTGGACGCACCCGGGTCTACTTCTGGGGCTCGCTCATCACTGCTGCAGCGTCCTTCCCCGGCTTCTGGCTGATGCTCAACAGCCAGGGCAGCGTGATGCTGATCTGGCTGGCCATCATCATTCCGTTCGGCATCCTGTACGCCGCCGTGTACGGGCCGGAAGCGGCGCTGTTCTGCGAGCTGTTCGACGCCAAGGTGCGCTACACGGGGATTTCCTTTGTCTATCAGTTCTCCGGCATCTTCGCCTCGGGCATCACGCCCATCATCGCGACCGCGCTGTTGAAGACGGGCGGCGGCCAGCCTTGGCTGATCTGCCTGTACGTGCTGTTCGCGGGGGTGGTGTCGGCGGTGTGCGCCATGCTGATCGGACGCGGCGCGCAGCCGGCGGAACTGGAGGCGGCGGCAAATGCCATGCCCCGCGGGGGATTGGGCAAGGCTTGA
- a CDS encoding aldo/keto reductase, protein MNYRRLGRSNLRVSPLCLGTMMFGEQTPDDEAARIVASARDHGLNFIDTADVYNGGRSEEVVGKLLKGQRHDWVLASKIGNAVGEGPNQAHYSRQWLIRGVEDSLTRLGTDFMDILYLHRDYHEENLEEALWALGDLIRAGKLRSFGLSNFRGWRIAEVMRLCEKLGVPQPVVCQPYYNMLNRGPEVEILPACKHYGLGVVPYSPIARGVLTGKYLPGQAPAADSRAGRGDRRILATEFREESLEIAQKLVAHAAARGTQAGHFATAWVLANPIITAVIAGPRTLAQMEDYYAALDVKITAEDEAVVNDWVTPGHASTHGYNDPNYPFYGRPVATA, encoded by the coding sequence ATGAACTACCGCCGCCTCGGCCGCAGCAATCTCCGCGTCTCTCCGCTCTGCCTGGGCACCATGATGTTCGGCGAGCAAACCCCCGACGACGAAGCCGCCCGCATCGTCGCGTCCGCGCGTGACCATGGCTTGAACTTCATCGACACCGCAGACGTCTACAACGGCGGCCGCTCCGAAGAAGTGGTCGGCAAGCTCCTGAAAGGCCAGCGCCACGACTGGGTGCTCGCCAGCAAGATCGGCAACGCCGTCGGTGAAGGCCCGAACCAGGCCCATTATTCGCGCCAGTGGCTCATCCGCGGCGTGGAGGACAGCCTCACGCGCCTGGGCACCGATTTCATGGACATCCTCTACCTGCACCGCGACTACCACGAGGAAAACCTCGAAGAGGCCCTGTGGGCCCTGGGCGACCTGATCCGCGCCGGCAAGCTGCGCAGCTTTGGCCTGTCCAACTTCCGCGGCTGGCGCATCGCCGAAGTGATGCGCCTGTGCGAAAAGCTCGGCGTGCCGCAACCCGTGGTGTGCCAGCCTTACTACAACATGCTCAACCGCGGCCCCGAAGTCGAGATCCTGCCCGCCTGCAAGCACTACGGCCTGGGCGTCGTGCCCTACAGCCCGATCGCGCGCGGCGTGCTCACCGGCAAGTACCTGCCGGGCCAGGCGCCCGCGGCCGACAGCCGCGCCGGACGCGGCGACCGCCGCATCCTGGCCACTGAGTTCCGCGAAGAGTCCCTGGAAATCGCGCAAAAGCTGGTGGCGCATGCCGCCGCCCGTGGCACGCAGGCGGGGCATTTCGCTACCGCCTGGGTGCTGGCCAATCCCATCATCACCGCCGTCATCGCCGGTCCGCGCACGCTGGCGCAGATGGAGGACTACTACGCGGCCCTGGATGTGAAGATTACGGCCGAGGACGAGGCCGTCGTCAATGACTGGGTCACGCCGGGCCACGCGTCGACCCACGGCTACAACGATCCCAATTATCCGTTCTACGGCCGTCCGGTGGCAACCGCCTGA
- a CDS encoding serine hydrolase domain-containing protein yields MNTLMQQAIQFANDHESAWDRSVKGNFGVHLNDPPPWNRLLGPIHDRGPVSGVVTVRGETIASWGEPERADLTFSVAKLYLAILAGVAHDRGLLPDVDEPVGKRVRGIGFDEGQNADITWRHLLQQTSEWEGERFGVSDQADRYRAVTFGVPPDGKKGEARPLQRPGTYWEYNDVRINQLSYALLHLFRKPLPEVFREAVTRPIGASENWQWVGYDNAWVEIDGQRMPSVPGGSHWGGGMSISARDQALIGQMLLNDGMANGRRILSSEWIRDMRTPCAIAPYYGYLIWLNHEGRVFPSVPASSFFGVGAGSSFTWVEPERQMVVIVRWLDSAHADALFGKILAAVDAGV; encoded by the coding sequence ATGAACACACTCATGCAGCAGGCGATCCAGTTCGCCAACGACCACGAATCCGCCTGGGACCGCAGCGTCAAGGGCAACTTCGGCGTGCACCTGAACGATCCGCCGCCCTGGAACCGCCTGCTGGGCCCGATCCACGACCGCGGCCCCGTGTCCGGCGTGGTCACCGTGCGCGGCGAGACCATCGCGTCCTGGGGCGAACCCGAGCGCGCCGACTTGACGTTCAGCGTGGCCAAGCTCTATCTGGCAATCCTGGCCGGCGTGGCCCACGACCGCGGTCTGTTGCCGGACGTGGACGAACCTGTGGGCAAGCGCGTGCGTGGCATTGGTTTCGACGAAGGGCAGAACGCCGACATCACCTGGCGTCACCTGCTGCAGCAGACCAGCGAATGGGAAGGCGAACGCTTCGGCGTATCCGACCAGGCCGACCGCTACCGCGCCGTTACCTTCGGCGTGCCGCCGGACGGCAAGAAGGGCGAGGCCCGGCCCTTGCAGCGTCCCGGCACGTACTGGGAATACAACGACGTGCGCATCAACCAGCTGTCGTATGCGCTGCTGCACCTGTTCCGCAAACCCTTGCCCGAAGTCTTCCGCGAAGCCGTCACGCGGCCCATCGGCGCCAGCGAAAACTGGCAATGGGTGGGCTACGACAACGCCTGGGTCGAGATCGACGGCCAGCGCATGCCCTCCGTGCCGGGCGGCTCGCACTGGGGCGGCGGCATGTCCATCAGCGCCCGCGACCAGGCGCTGATCGGCCAGATGCTGCTGAACGACGGTATGGCCAACGGCCGCCGCATCCTGTCCAGCGAGTGGATCCGGGATATGCGCACGCCATGCGCGATCGCGCCGTATTACGGCTATTTGATCTGGCTGAATCATGAAGGCCGCGTGTTCCCGAGCGTGCCGGCTTCCAGCTTCTTTGGCGTGGGGGCGGGTAGCTCGTTTACCTGGGTGGAGCCGGAACGGCAGATGGTGGTGATCGTGCGCTGGCTGGATTCGGCCCATGCGGATGCTTTGTTCGGGAAGATCCTGGCGGCGGTGGACGCTGGCGTGTAG